A portion of the Krasilnikovia cinnamomea genome contains these proteins:
- a CDS encoding FG-GAP repeat domain-containing protein, which produces MTASVAGPFPKPEFTAEVVADQLRDGYWLEAADVDGDGLPDLIGCGLTLGEIAWYRNEDWARNLAVNKVHMPVGLDVADITGTGTPDIIACYELYGPGGTIHHPNAEGGKIDWLEHPGPDGLREGRTWQRRYIGNTVGMHRLRVGHFTRTDRWEIIGLPIVAMEGVHALLPVVMFTQPEDPRSAGPWPMTVVDDTHFRMIHGATRKSGLIPDSDLDSLLLASDEGVTWLYFDQATQAWRRELIGTGELGVFERTGFKGSGDVDSGRIGDDPMAYVAAIEPYHGNSVAVYVRDGAGGDASPGWRRVLLDVFGEPNENGEGTGHSVLCADFDGDGDDEFLIGLRGPAPWQGVFLYKAIDVGNGVFVKWRVATESAARVIAADFNGDGTLDFATIAYKVPHYYEAPDAKLMVYRNGLGKPAQR; this is translated from the coding sequence ATGACCGCTTCGGTCGCAGGACCCTTCCCGAAGCCGGAGTTCACCGCGGAAGTCGTCGCCGACCAGTTGCGCGACGGGTACTGGCTCGAGGCCGCCGACGTCGACGGTGACGGGCTGCCGGACCTCATCGGATGCGGTCTCACCCTCGGCGAGATCGCCTGGTACCGCAACGAAGACTGGGCCCGCAACCTCGCCGTCAACAAGGTGCACATGCCGGTCGGGCTGGACGTCGCCGACATCACCGGCACCGGCACCCCCGACATCATCGCCTGCTACGAGCTCTACGGACCCGGCGGCACGATCCACCACCCCAACGCCGAAGGCGGCAAGATCGACTGGTTGGAGCATCCGGGCCCCGACGGACTGCGGGAGGGCAGGACGTGGCAGCGGCGCTACATCGGCAACACCGTCGGCATGCACCGGCTGCGCGTCGGCCACTTCACCCGGACCGACCGGTGGGAGATCATCGGGTTGCCCATCGTCGCCATGGAGGGCGTCCACGCGCTGCTGCCCGTGGTGATGTTCACCCAGCCGGAGGATCCACGGTCGGCCGGGCCGTGGCCGATGACCGTCGTCGACGACACGCACTTCCGGATGATCCACGGCGCGACCCGCAAGTCCGGACTCATCCCGGACTCCGACCTGGACTCGCTGCTGCTCGCCTCCGACGAGGGCGTGACGTGGCTCTACTTCGACCAGGCCACGCAGGCCTGGCGGCGTGAGCTGATCGGTACGGGCGAACTCGGCGTGTTCGAGCGGACCGGGTTCAAGGGCAGCGGTGACGTCGACTCCGGGCGGATCGGTGACGATCCGATGGCCTACGTCGCCGCGATCGAGCCGTACCACGGCAACAGCGTGGCGGTGTACGTACGCGACGGGGCCGGGGGTGACGCATCGCCCGGCTGGCGACGGGTCCTGCTCGACGTCTTCGGAGAACCGAACGAGAACGGTGAAGGCACCGGTCATTCGGTGCTGTGTGCCGATTTCGACGGTGACGGCGACGACGAGTTCCTCATCGGACTGCGCGGTCCGGCACCGTGGCAAGGCGTCTTCCTGTACAAGGCGATCGACGTCGGCAACGGCGTCTTCGTGAAGTGGCGGGTCGCCACCGAGTCCGCGGCACGGGTCATCGCCGCGGACTTCAACGGCGACGGAACGCTCGACTTCGCCACGATCGCCTACAAGGTGCCGCACTACTACGAGGCGCCCGACGCGAAGCTCATGGTCTACCGCAACGGGCTGGGCAAGCCGGCGCAGAGGTAG
- a CDS encoding MFS transporter, whose amino-acid sequence MPVALLALAISAFGIGTTEFVIMGLLPEVATDLHVSIPVAGSLVSGYALGVVAGAPVLALAAARVNRRHALAGLMLLFVAGNLLCAVASNYPVLMTGRVVAALCHGAFFGIGSVLAADLVAPHRRASAIALMFSGLTLANVLGVPLGTALGQRFGWRSTFWAVTAIGLVSLVGLLLFVPGDTVSRRETLRAQLAPLRRVEVWLALATTVLGFGGLFASFTYVAPMMTEVAGFAPGTVTWLLVLFGAGLCIGNAVGGRLADRFPARSLLVLLALLCGVLVAYRFTVATQAGAAVTLFLVGVAGFATVPGLQMRVIEEAGGTTTLAAAVNIAAFNLGNAVGAYLGGVVIDARLGYAAPNLAGAVLAAGGLILCAVGVRRSARRRARNAAADPAARPRVAA is encoded by the coding sequence ATGCCCGTGGCCCTGCTGGCGTTGGCGATCAGCGCGTTCGGCATCGGTACCACCGAGTTCGTCATCATGGGGCTGCTGCCCGAGGTGGCCACCGATCTGCACGTCAGCATCCCGGTGGCGGGCAGCCTGGTGTCCGGGTACGCGCTGGGCGTGGTCGCCGGGGCACCCGTGCTCGCGCTTGCGGCGGCCCGGGTCAATCGGCGCCACGCCCTGGCCGGGCTGATGCTGCTGTTCGTGGCCGGCAACCTGCTGTGCGCGGTGGCGTCGAACTATCCGGTGCTGATGACCGGCCGGGTGGTGGCCGCGCTGTGCCACGGCGCGTTCTTCGGCATCGGCTCGGTACTCGCGGCGGACCTGGTCGCGCCGCACCGGCGGGCCAGCGCCATCGCCCTGATGTTCAGCGGGCTGACGCTGGCCAACGTGCTCGGCGTGCCGCTCGGCACCGCCCTCGGACAGCGGTTCGGCTGGCGCTCGACCTTCTGGGCGGTGACCGCCATCGGGCTGGTCAGCCTGGTCGGCCTGCTCCTGTTCGTGCCGGGTGACACGGTGTCGCGCCGGGAGACCCTGCGCGCGCAGCTCGCGCCGCTGCGCCGCGTCGAGGTCTGGCTCGCCCTGGCCACCACGGTGCTCGGGTTCGGCGGGCTGTTCGCCTCGTTCACCTACGTGGCGCCCATGATGACCGAGGTCGCGGGCTTCGCGCCGGGCACGGTGACGTGGCTGCTGGTCCTGTTCGGCGCGGGCCTGTGTATCGGCAACGCGGTCGGCGGCCGGCTCGCCGACCGTTTCCCCGCCCGGTCGCTGCTCGTGCTGCTCGCACTGCTCTGCGGGGTGCTGGTCGCGTACCGGTTCACCGTCGCCACTCAGGCGGGCGCGGCCGTCACGCTGTTCCTGGTCGGCGTGGCCGGCTTCGCGACGGTTCCGGGCCTGCAGATGCGGGTGATCGAGGAGGCGGGCGGCACGACGACCCTCGCGGCGGCCGTCAACATCGCGGCCTTCAACCTCGGCAACGCCGTCGGCGCCTACCTCGGCGGTGTGGTCATCGACGCCCGCCTCGGCTACGCCGCCCCGAACCTCGCCGGCGCCGTACTCGCCGCCGGTGGCCTGATCCTGTGCGCCGTCGGCGTTCGGCGCAGCGCGCGCCGAAGGGCACGCAACGCCGCGGCGGACCCGGCCGCCCGGCCGAGGGTCGCCGCCTGA
- a CDS encoding acyltransferase family protein: MPENRRPAEQLRSRLPSLTGLRFFAALLVFCFHVTLANSPIPPNKPINPFADPALADASAWLFSKAGYLGVSFFFVLSGFVLTWSSREGEGVGPFWRRRLLKIFPNHLVMWAASMLLFAAAITPWSAWLPNIFLVHSFFPQADIYVGVNPPSWTLCSELLFYLAFPFLIRPIRRIPVRSLWFWVASAIAAMVAVELVTQFLIPDTPRSPITPVSTTQFWFGYIFPPSRLFEFIIGVLLARILLAGKWPAVTIPQALLATVGGYVAALYVPFLYGFTVATIVPIVALIGAVAAADLRGTSGLLARPTMRWLGEVSFGFYLCQGVTVFYVRRLLGHEDGFGTPAALAVIVLFLGVTLAGGWLLYALVERPAMRRWARSRKPREVTEPAVPTPAR; this comes from the coding sequence ATGCCCGAAAACCGCCGACCAGCGGAGCAGCTCCGCTCGCGCCTGCCCTCGCTCACCGGCTTGCGCTTCTTCGCGGCGTTGCTCGTCTTCTGCTTCCACGTCACGCTGGCCAACTCGCCCATCCCGCCGAACAAGCCGATCAACCCGTTCGCGGATCCCGCTCTCGCCGACGCCTCGGCGTGGTTGTTCAGCAAGGCGGGCTACCTCGGTGTGTCGTTCTTCTTCGTGCTCAGCGGTTTCGTGCTGACCTGGTCGTCGCGCGAGGGCGAGGGCGTCGGGCCGTTCTGGCGGCGGCGGCTGCTGAAGATCTTCCCCAACCACCTGGTGATGTGGGCCGCCTCGATGCTGCTGTTCGCCGCCGCCATCACGCCCTGGTCCGCCTGGCTGCCCAACATCTTCCTGGTGCATTCGTTCTTCCCGCAGGCCGACATCTACGTCGGCGTCAATCCACCCAGCTGGACGCTCTGCTCTGAGCTGCTGTTCTACCTGGCGTTCCCGTTCCTGATCCGGCCGATCCGCCGCATCCCGGTCCGGAGTCTGTGGTTCTGGGTGGCCAGCGCGATCGCAGCCATGGTGGCGGTGGAGCTCGTCACCCAGTTCCTGATCCCCGACACCCCGCGCTCGCCGATCACGCCGGTCTCCACCACGCAGTTCTGGTTCGGGTACATCTTCCCGCCGTCGCGGCTGTTCGAATTCATCATCGGAGTCCTGCTGGCGCGCATCCTCCTGGCCGGAAAGTGGCCCGCGGTGACCATTCCGCAGGCCCTGCTGGCCACCGTCGGCGGCTACGTGGCGGCGCTGTACGTACCGTTCCTCTACGGCTTCACGGTGGCCACCATCGTTCCGATCGTCGCCCTGATCGGCGCCGTCGCCGCCGCGGATCTGCGCGGCACCTCGGGCCTGCTGGCCCGGCCCACCATGCGGTGGCTCGGCGAGGTCTCCTTCGGCTTCTACCTCTGCCAGGGCGTCACGGTGTTCTATGTGCGGCGGCTGCTCGGGCATGAGGACGGCTTCGGCACACCGGCGGCGCTCGCGGTCATCGTGCTGTTCCTCGGCGTCACCCTCGCGGGTGGATGGCTGCTCTACGCCCTGGTCGAACGGCCCGCCATGCGGCGCTGGGCGCGTAGCCGCAAACCACGGGAGGTTACGGAGCCGGCGGTGCCCACCCCGGCCCGCTGA
- a CDS encoding PilZ domain-containing protein gives MITVPAGSTLLLRCPGEQPLALIVLAEVSAAFTAELPPIPVLGPDGPGSRRFGILELVSSAGVTWVEAEFRGGTVTLTGDPPTDVVQRRGAPRRPGTYAATGTAQLDSEPGRRLVALSGQVEDVSTSGLLLRAAPADSIHLPPGIVRTLLHISMPWGDMTATVTTVDQRADQLRGTYEWMDPADEAALRAFCAAR, from the coding sequence ATGATCACGGTCCCGGCGGGCAGCACGCTCCTGCTGCGGTGTCCGGGTGAGCAGCCGCTCGCGCTGATCGTGCTGGCCGAGGTCAGCGCGGCGTTCACGGCCGAGCTTCCGCCGATCCCGGTGCTCGGTCCGGACGGCCCGGGCAGCCGCCGCTTCGGCATCCTCGAACTGGTCAGCAGCGCCGGCGTCACCTGGGTGGAGGCGGAGTTCCGGGGCGGCACCGTGACCCTCACCGGCGACCCACCGACCGACGTCGTCCAGCGACGCGGTGCCCCCCGGCGCCCCGGCACGTACGCCGCGACGGGCACCGCCCAGCTCGACTCCGAACCGGGCCGTCGGCTCGTGGCGTTGTCCGGCCAGGTCGAGGACGTGTCCACCAGCGGCCTGCTGCTGCGGGCGGCGCCCGCTGACAGCATCCACCTGCCGCCCGGCATCGTGCGAACCCTGTTGCACATCAGCATGCCGTGGGGCGACATGACGGCGACGGTCACGACGGTCGACCAGCGGGCCGACCAGCTGCGCGGCACATACGAATGGATGGACCCGGCCGACGAGGCTGCCCTGCGCGCCTTTTGCGCGGCGCGCTGA
- a CDS encoding DUF4190 domain-containing protein: MNFVRRVGSLDDRAVGSVALGVAGLFFFNVMFGPIAIVLGAITARRHGSGTPSRNAGLIGVALGVADLVVLAALMAAQLQHGSLVWHV, translated from the coding sequence ATGAACTTCGTCCGACGCGTCGGCAGCCTCGACGACCGCGCAGTGGGTTCCGTGGCACTGGGCGTGGCCGGCCTGTTCTTCTTCAACGTCATGTTCGGTCCGATCGCCATCGTCCTCGGCGCGATCACCGCCCGCCGGCACGGCAGTGGCACGCCCAGCCGCAACGCGGGCCTGATCGGAGTCGCGCTCGGGGTGGCCGACCTGGTCGTGCTGGCTGCCCTGATGGCCGCTCAACTCCAGCACGGCAGCCTCGTCTGGCACGTCTAG
- a CDS encoding TetR family transcriptional regulator, whose amino-acid sequence MNHRHPAPPDRLSRPEQKARTRQALLDAALALMEHRSLSSIGLREITRAAGVTPTAFYRHFPDLGSLGVALVDECLGTLRATIRTVRDGLSSSDEVINRSMDVLARQVRDHREHFRFVARERHGGVPAVRAAIAEQLDLFAVELATDFADDKLLGGPRFDRWIAADLRMVTSLIVNHMVWTAAALLDAAPDSADAEARVIDAASRQLRLIVLGARQWATS is encoded by the coding sequence ATGAACCACCGCCACCCGGCGCCCCCCGACCGGCTCAGCCGACCGGAGCAGAAGGCGCGCACCAGGCAGGCGCTGCTCGACGCGGCGCTGGCCCTGATGGAGCATCGGAGCCTGAGCAGCATCGGTCTGCGCGAGATCACTCGCGCGGCGGGCGTCACGCCGACCGCCTTCTATCGTCACTTCCCCGACCTCGGGAGCCTCGGCGTGGCCCTCGTCGACGAATGCCTCGGCACCCTGCGGGCCACCATCCGCACCGTCCGCGACGGACTCAGCTCCAGCGACGAGGTGATCAACCGGTCGATGGACGTCCTGGCCCGGCAGGTGCGCGACCATCGGGAGCATTTCCGCTTCGTCGCCCGGGAACGCCACGGCGGTGTGCCGGCCGTTCGCGCCGCGATCGCGGAGCAGCTCGATCTGTTCGCCGTCGAACTGGCCACCGATTTCGCCGACGACAAGCTGCTCGGCGGCCCCCGCTTCGACCGATGGATCGCCGCCGACCTGCGGATGGTCACCAGCCTGATCGTCAACCACATGGTGTGGACCGCTGCGGCGCTGCTCGACGCCGCGCCGGACTCCGCCGACGCGGAAGCACGGGTGATCGACGCCGCCAGCCGTCAGCTGCGCCTGATCGTGCTCGGCGCCCGGCAATGGGCCACCAGCTGA
- a CDS encoding GGDEF domain-containing protein, translated as MDGSATGAEELSAALLALEDQFAGDAEGGYAAALEFERQAVALGDEHLLARAHLCQIIMLQRTGDVAGAARRIYGVHDWAVRHGDRRLQARVHLAWANIEQLSGDAARFLEHALSAVELLDETATPYMQILHRTRLADALALNGEMDSARLRYRQAEVLARELHQWERLTVVLNNWAYAEYDAADFLRAREIAHRMQEHAAAHGFDLHATELDTIGVIQIENGEYAEAEQTMLACIARREAGQSDVADDLADYLLTLARAQRGLGAIDQAQASLAASRVLCLESDLHAVLVRVHQEQAELHAARGEHAEAFAALKLSFAAREKSLALQEQEQALARHALFETAEAREEADRFREQARRDPLTGLRNRRYVDEELSALITADPELIVAIVDIDHFKRINDQLSHDTGDQVLVQVAKLLDTELAAAVPDGFTARLGGEEFLLVLPATPIALAVQQLDRIRRVISEHDWHDTTRGLPVTVSIGVAGVSETYPRSQTSALSTADRNLYAAKHAGRNRVVAGSEPDRRTRAYRDRGAP; from the coding sequence TTGGACGGCAGCGCGACCGGCGCCGAGGAACTGTCGGCCGCCCTGCTGGCGTTGGAGGACCAGTTCGCCGGGGACGCCGAGGGTGGTTACGCCGCCGCCCTGGAGTTCGAACGCCAGGCGGTCGCCCTGGGCGATGAGCACCTGCTCGCCCGTGCCCACCTGTGCCAGATCATCATGCTCCAGCGGACCGGCGACGTCGCCGGGGCCGCGCGGCGGATCTACGGCGTCCACGACTGGGCCGTCCGGCACGGCGATCGCCGGCTGCAGGCCCGCGTCCACCTGGCGTGGGCGAACATCGAGCAGTTGTCCGGTGACGCGGCCCGGTTCCTGGAGCACGCGCTGAGCGCGGTGGAACTGCTCGACGAGACCGCCACCCCGTACATGCAGATCCTGCACCGCACGAGGCTGGCCGATGCGCTCGCGCTCAACGGTGAGATGGATTCGGCCCGGCTGCGATACCGCCAAGCCGAGGTGCTGGCCCGGGAGCTGCACCAGTGGGAGCGGCTCACCGTGGTGCTCAACAACTGGGCGTATGCCGAGTACGACGCCGCCGACTTCCTGCGGGCCCGCGAGATCGCCCACCGGATGCAGGAGCACGCCGCGGCGCACGGCTTCGATCTGCACGCCACGGAGCTGGACACGATCGGCGTGATCCAGATCGAGAACGGCGAGTACGCCGAGGCCGAGCAGACGATGCTGGCGTGCATCGCCCGCCGGGAGGCCGGGCAGAGCGACGTCGCCGACGATCTGGCCGACTACCTGCTCACCCTGGCCCGCGCCCAACGCGGTCTCGGCGCGATCGACCAGGCCCAGGCGAGCCTGGCCGCCTCCCGCGTGCTGTGCCTCGAGTCCGACCTGCATGCGGTCCTGGTCCGGGTGCACCAGGAACAGGCCGAACTGCACGCCGCCCGGGGGGAACACGCCGAGGCGTTCGCGGCCCTGAAGCTCTCCTTCGCCGCGCGGGAGAAATCGCTCGCGCTGCAGGAGCAGGAACAGGCACTGGCCCGGCACGCACTCTTCGAGACCGCCGAAGCCCGGGAGGAAGCCGACCGCTTCCGCGAGCAGGCCCGCCGCGACCCGCTCACCGGGCTGCGCAACCGGCGCTACGTCGACGAGGAACTGTCCGCCCTCATCACCGCCGACCCGGAGCTGATCGTGGCGATCGTCGACATCGACCACTTCAAACGGATCAACGACCAGCTCTCCCACGACACCGGCGATCAGGTACTCGTCCAGGTCGCGAAGCTCCTGGACACCGAACTGGCCGCCGCTGTCCCGGACGGGTTCACCGCCCGGCTCGGCGGTGAGGAATTCCTCCTCGTGCTGCCCGCCACCCCGATCGCGCTGGCGGTCCAGCAACTGGATCGGATCCGCCGGGTCATCAGCGAGCACGACTGGCACGACACCACCCGCGGGCTGCCCGTGACCGTCAGCATCGGCGTCGCCGGAGTCAGCGAAACGTACCCGCGTAGCCAGACCTCCGCCCTGTCCACCGCGGACCGCAACCTCTACGCGGCGAAACACGCCGGACGCAACCGCGTCGTGGCCGGCAGCGAGCCGGATCGGCGCACCCGCGCCTACCGCGATCGCGGCGCACCGTGA
- a CDS encoding BTAD domain-containing putative transcriptional regulator, with product MHPTENRRHASAAPGVTCRVVAAAAGYGKTTAMRDWYSAARASWHRGLPPGPDEPVDALAGVVVDEVQAGAGQIVFDDLPRLPDGTPRSLARALEGLAGAAGPVDVILASRWPPGTAAPALARVDVGPAELSLPVEQIADLLTGYDLTGVAAGSDAHAQELPERIHQATAGWPALVHLAAETLRTSGVPHGPLLPVIAAPGGLIASYLDEEVLPALPDAAVRLLAHVGDLAPVGAELCRALGHPQADEIVRLLAASGLLSAASSPRPLPGGPAPCQRVVPVLAEVVRSSRRTGSRPATGVSGPARQAPGCGRAAEVAAGFFDEHGPPVAAALAYHRAGRSADTARVLDRHGEAMLGGGHAETVVELLTALPVALCTPRLWLLLGDAQRATGALEAAARSHAAAAPGLPAGSAALAWRTGRIHYQRGDARAALAAFAEAGPGPHPPADAALLAAWTANAHLLAGRPEAALRHARDAVAAAAPADDDELTAALATAHVSVALCLGALGDDTASEEHYRLALPVAERIGDVVLLTRIYTNRTYRLLCAARYDEALAAARTCARYAAAARQPSLRAIATCNEADALAMLGHFDEAIRRYECAISAYRVIGSRRVAGAQLGLGEVYRRRGWREQARAAYDAAIRVAGEAGNAHVLVPAQAGLALALLADDLDGAAGHAAAAARTAAAATAVPALLAQGWVALCRGDAQRAGELADRACAAARAQGDRAGLADALELRGAARTGGADADPGRARAALRECHAIWTDAGASVEAARVMVTISRLPGAGPDDRIRGLLAAERLNAAGAVVTGLPPVTGRPGEAVAATEPMAPAAPVAIQALGRFEVRVDGEPVPPSRWQSRKARDLLRILVARRGRPMPRDELCELLWPDDDPAKTGHRLSVLLSILRAVLDPSRAYASDHYLVADQASIALDVTRARVDVEDFLAFVAQARRQLDAGHVAETRELLVTVEKHHGGDAFEDEPYAPWSGPLREQTRAAYLSMLRMLVQVSAAGVDAAVGYLLRLLERDPYDEAAHRHLVRRLVGAGRHGEARRAFDRYGEAMRAIGVRPPERSLLAPRAVPVSPATGGTPRAVDGTSRPVGVTVNGRSR from the coding sequence GTGCATCCGACGGAGAACAGGCGGCACGCATCGGCGGCGCCCGGGGTCACGTGCCGGGTGGTGGCCGCCGCGGCGGGTTACGGCAAGACGACCGCCATGCGCGACTGGTATTCCGCCGCCCGGGCGAGCTGGCATCGCGGACTGCCACCCGGGCCGGATGAGCCCGTGGACGCGCTCGCCGGCGTGGTGGTCGACGAGGTACAGGCCGGCGCCGGTCAGATCGTCTTCGACGACCTGCCCCGCCTGCCGGACGGCACGCCGCGCTCGCTGGCCCGGGCCCTGGAGGGACTGGCCGGGGCGGCGGGTCCGGTCGACGTCATCCTGGCCTCCCGGTGGCCGCCCGGCACCGCGGCGCCCGCCCTCGCGCGCGTCGACGTCGGGCCCGCCGAGCTGTCGCTGCCGGTCGAACAGATCGCCGACCTGCTCACCGGTTACGACCTGACCGGGGTGGCCGCCGGATCCGACGCGCACGCCCAGGAGCTGCCCGAGCGCATCCATCAGGCGACCGCGGGCTGGCCGGCCCTGGTCCACCTCGCCGCGGAGACGCTGCGGACCAGCGGGGTGCCGCACGGGCCGTTGCTGCCGGTGATCGCGGCACCCGGCGGTCTCATCGCCAGTTACCTCGACGAGGAGGTGCTGCCGGCGCTACCCGACGCGGCCGTGCGGCTGCTCGCGCACGTGGGCGACCTGGCCCCGGTCGGCGCCGAGCTGTGCCGGGCGCTGGGCCATCCGCAGGCCGACGAGATCGTACGGTTGCTTGCCGCCAGCGGCCTGCTGAGCGCCGCGAGCTCCCCCCGGCCGTTGCCCGGCGGACCGGCGCCGTGCCAGCGCGTCGTCCCGGTGCTCGCCGAGGTCGTCCGGTCGTCGCGGCGCACCGGTTCCCGCCCGGCGACCGGCGTCAGCGGACCGGCGCGGCAGGCACCCGGATGCGGGCGGGCGGCCGAGGTCGCGGCGGGCTTCTTCGACGAGCACGGTCCGCCCGTGGCCGCCGCGCTCGCATACCACCGAGCCGGGCGGTCCGCGGACACCGCCCGGGTGCTCGACCGGCACGGCGAGGCCATGCTCGGTGGCGGCCACGCGGAGACCGTGGTGGAGTTGCTCACCGCGCTGCCGGTCGCACTGTGTACGCCCCGGCTGTGGTTGCTGCTCGGCGATGCCCAGCGGGCGACCGGCGCGCTGGAGGCCGCCGCGCGGTCCCACGCGGCGGCCGCGCCCGGGTTGCCGGCCGGCAGCGCCGCGCTGGCCTGGCGTACCGGTCGCATCCACTATCAGCGTGGGGATGCGCGCGCCGCGCTGGCGGCGTTCGCCGAGGCCGGGCCCGGCCCGCACCCGCCCGCCGACGCCGCGCTGCTGGCGGCCTGGACGGCCAACGCGCACCTGCTCGCCGGTCGCCCGGAAGCGGCCCTGCGCCACGCGCGCGACGCGGTGGCCGCCGCGGCCCCGGCCGACGACGACGAGCTGACGGCGGCACTCGCCACCGCGCACGTGAGCGTCGCCCTGTGCCTGGGCGCGCTCGGCGACGACACCGCCAGCGAGGAGCACTACCGTCTCGCGCTGCCCGTCGCCGAACGCATCGGCGACGTGGTCCTGCTGACACGGATCTACACCAACCGTACGTACCGGCTGCTGTGCGCCGCGCGCTACGACGAGGCGCTGGCGGCGGCCCGCACCTGCGCCAGGTACGCGGCGGCCGCCCGCCAGCCGAGCCTGCGGGCGATCGCCACCTGCAACGAGGCCGACGCGCTGGCCATGCTCGGACACTTCGACGAGGCGATCCGGCGATACGAGTGCGCGATCTCGGCGTACCGGGTGATCGGGTCGCGGCGGGTGGCGGGGGCTCAGCTCGGGCTCGGCGAGGTCTATCGCCGGCGGGGCTGGCGTGAGCAGGCGCGGGCGGCCTACGACGCGGCCATCCGGGTGGCCGGTGAGGCCGGGAACGCGCATGTGCTCGTACCCGCGCAAGCCGGGTTGGCGCTGGCGCTGCTGGCCGACGACCTGGACGGCGCGGCCGGTCATGCCGCCGCCGCGGCGCGGACGGCCGCCGCGGCCACGGCTGTTCCGGCGCTGCTGGCGCAGGGCTGGGTGGCGCTGTGCCGCGGTGACGCCCAGCGGGCCGGCGAGCTGGCGGACCGGGCCTGCGCGGCCGCCCGCGCCCAGGGTGACCGTGCCGGCCTGGCTGACGCGCTGGAACTGCGGGGCGCGGCGCGAACCGGCGGTGCGGACGCGGATCCGGGCCGGGCCCGGGCCGCGCTCCGCGAATGCCATGCGATCTGGACGGACGCCGGGGCGAGCGTGGAGGCCGCACGCGTCATGGTGACGATCAGCCGGCTACCCGGCGCCGGGCCGGACGACCGGATCCGCGGTCTGCTGGCCGCCGAACGCCTGAACGCGGCCGGTGCCGTCGTGACCGGCCTGCCGCCGGTGACCGGCCGGCCCGGTGAGGCGGTCGCCGCCACCGAGCCGATGGCCCCTGCGGCCCCGGTCGCGATCCAGGCCCTGGGCCGCTTCGAGGTACGCGTGGACGGTGAACCGGTGCCGCCGTCGCGCTGGCAGTCGCGCAAGGCGCGGGACCTGCTGCGCATCCTGGTGGCCCGGCGCGGGCGGCCGATGCCCCGCGACGAACTGTGCGAGTTGCTGTGGCCCGACGACGATCCGGCCAAGACGGGACACCGGCTCTCGGTGCTGCTCTCCATCCTGCGCGCGGTGCTGGACCCGTCCCGGGCGTACGCCTCCGACCACTACCTCGTCGCCGACCAGGCGAGCATCGCCCTCGACGTGACCCGGGCCCGCGTCGACGTCGAGGACTTCCTCGCGTTCGTCGCGCAGGCCCGCCGGCAGCTCGACGCCGGGCACGTGGCCGAGACCCGGGAGCTGCTCGTCACCGTCGAGAAGCACCACGGCGGCGACGCCTTCGAGGACGAACCGTACGCGCCGTGGTCCGGCCCGCTGCGCGAGCAGACGCGGGCGGCGTACCTCAGCATGTTGCGCATGCTCGTCCAGGTCAGCGCCGCGGGCGTGGACGCGGCCGTCGGGTATCTGCTGCGGCTGCTGGAACGCGACCCGTACGACGAGGCGGCACACCGTCATCTCGTGCGTCGCCTGGTCGGGGCGGGCCGGCACGGCGAGGCGCGCCGGGCGTTCGACCGGTACGGCGAGGCCATGCGGGCCATCGGCGTACGGCCACCGGAGCGGAGCCTGCTCGCGCCCCGGGCCGTACCCGTCTCCCCCGCCACCGGCGGGACGCCCCGCGCCGTCGATGGAACGTCCCGCCCTGTCGGCGTCACCGTCAATGGAAGGTCCCGATGA